A stretch of Methylogaea oryzae DNA encodes these proteins:
- a CDS encoding GFA family protein codes for MIYQGGCHCGAIRFEVDAPEAVEVEDCNCSICRMTGFLHLIVPKSKFLLLSGEDAIATYRFNTGVAQHTFCKVCGIKPFYIPRSNPDGVDVNLRCLMSPPESVKVVDFDGENWELNAQRLAHKSQ; via the coding sequence TTGATTTATCAGGGCGGTTGTCATTGCGGTGCGATTCGATTCGAGGTCGATGCACCGGAGGCGGTGGAGGTGGAGGATTGCAATTGTTCCATTTGCCGCATGACGGGGTTTTTGCATTTGATCGTGCCGAAGTCGAAGTTCCTGCTCCTATCGGGCGAGGACGCCATCGCCACTTACCGCTTCAATACCGGGGTGGCGCAGCATACCTTCTGTAAGGTGTGCGGCATCAAGCCTTTTTACATTCCCCGTTCCAATCCGGACGGCGTGGATGTGAACCTGCGGTGCTTAATGAGTCCACCGGAATCGGTAAAAGTGGTGGATTTCGACGGGGAGAATTGGGAGCTTAATGCTCAGAGGTTGGCACATAAAAGCCAATAG
- the gshA gene encoding glutamate--cysteine ligase — protein MSAAINTLLGRLAEGGQQALLSAGLKGLEKESLRIGPDGMIARTPHPLALGSALTHPEITTDYSEALLELITPPFQDPADTLAYLDDVHRFVHANLDGEILLGSSMPCGIDGDDSIPIARYGDSNIGRMKYVYRLGLAYRYGRTMQAIAGIHFNYSVPEKLWPVLQELAGDTRPAQAFIADAYFGMIRNILRHGWLVLYLFGASPGICREFFTGRESLVDQFEQFDDCTLYKPYATSLRMSDIGYKNNNQAGLRISFNSLAEYVDTLSRAIATPSPDYERIGVKVGGEYRQLNANVLQIENEYYNSVRPKQITLSGEKPTLALKKRGIRYVELRSVDLSPFHPAGIDLTELRFLEAFMLYCLLEPSVPFSEEERVAANANMQAVAVSGRQPGLQLRRDGAPLGLQAWAEEIAASMAGICDLLDQGRPERPYSASLAQQRDKIRDAELTPSAQVLEQMRGSGDCFGAFAQRLSRGHAEQYRADPMTAEREAAFRRQAEQSLAEQQRIEASDAISFDEFLQRYFAQS, from the coding sequence TTGAGTGCAGCGATCAATACCCTGCTCGGCCGGCTGGCCGAGGGCGGACAGCAGGCCCTGTTAAGCGCCGGCCTTAAAGGACTGGAAAAGGAAAGCCTGCGCATCGGGCCGGACGGCATGATCGCCCGGACGCCGCACCCCCTGGCCCTGGGCTCGGCCCTGACCCATCCGGAAATCACCACCGATTACTCCGAGGCCCTGCTGGAGCTGATCACCCCGCCGTTCCAGGATCCGGCCGACACCCTGGCCTATCTGGACGACGTGCACCGGTTCGTCCACGCCAACCTGGACGGCGAAATCCTGTTGGGCAGCAGCATGCCCTGCGGCATCGACGGCGACGACAGCATTCCCATCGCCCGTTACGGCGATTCCAACATCGGCCGCATGAAATACGTCTACCGGCTGGGGCTGGCCTACCGCTACGGCCGCACCATGCAGGCCATCGCCGGCATCCATTTCAATTACTCGGTGCCGGAAAAGCTGTGGCCGGTGCTGCAGGAGCTGGCCGGCGACACGCGGCCGGCGCAGGCATTCATCGCGGACGCCTATTTCGGCATGATCCGCAATATCCTGCGCCACGGCTGGCTGGTGCTGTATCTGTTCGGCGCCTCGCCGGGCATTTGCCGGGAGTTTTTCACCGGCCGGGAAAGCTTGGTCGACCAGTTCGAGCAATTCGACGACTGCACGCTGTACAAGCCCTACGCCACCTCGCTGCGCATGAGCGACATCGGCTACAAGAACAACAACCAGGCGGGCTTGCGCATTTCCTTCAACAGCCTGGCCGAGTACGTGGACACCCTCAGCCGCGCCATCGCCACGCCCAGCCCGGACTACGAACGCATCGGCGTGAAGGTGGGCGGCGAGTACCGTCAGCTCAACGCCAACGTGCTGCAAATCGAAAACGAGTACTACAACTCGGTGCGGCCGAAGCAAATCACCCTGTCCGGCGAAAAGCCCACCCTGGCGCTGAAAAAGCGCGGCATCCGTTATGTGGAGCTGCGCTCGGTGGACCTCAGCCCGTTCCACCCGGCCGGCATCGACCTGACGGAGCTGCGCTTCCTCGAAGCCTTCATGCTGTATTGCCTGCTGGAGCCCAGCGTGCCGTTCAGCGAAGAGGAGCGCGTCGCCGCCAACGCCAATATGCAGGCGGTGGCGGTGTCCGGCCGGCAGCCGGGCCTGCAATTGCGGCGCGACGGCGCGCCCCTGGGCCTGCAAGCCTGGGCGGAGGAAATCGCCGCGTCCATGGCCGGCATTTGCGACTTGCTGGATCAAGGCCGGCCGGAGCGGCCCTATTCGGCCAGCCTGGCGCAACAGAGGGACAAAATCCGCGACGCGGAGCTGACGCCTTCGGCCCAGGTGCTGGAGCAAATGCGCGGCTCCGGCGATTGCTTCGGCGCCTTCGCCCAGCGCTTGTCGCGCGGGCACGCCGAGCAATACCGCGCCGACCCCATGACCGCCGAACGGGAGGCCGCGTTCCGCCGGCAAGCGGAGCAGTCCCTGGCCGAGCAACAACGCATCGAAGCCAGCGACGCGATTTCCTTCGACGAATTCCTGCAACGCTACTTCGCGCAAAGCTAA
- a CDS encoding phosphoadenylyl-sulfate reductase produces the protein MNADELQQLQQQLAGAKPRAVLRAALERFDNIAISFSGAEDVAVIDLACAIRQDIQVFTLDTGRLHGETYRLLEEVRKRYPIRLRVMFPDPAGVEAMVREKGLYSFYDDGHSECCRLRKVEPLKRALAGLDAWITGQRRDQSVDTRQDLPEVQLDPAFSTPEHALVKFNPLAGWTSRQVWDHIEAYDVPYNALHRRGYTSIGCEPCTRPILPNQHEREGRWWWEDGGKKECGLHVGKADKA, from the coding sequence ATGAACGCCGACGAACTGCAACAACTGCAACAACAACTAGCCGGCGCCAAGCCGCGCGCCGTACTGAGAGCCGCCCTGGAGCGCTTCGACAATATCGCCATTTCCTTCAGCGGCGCCGAGGACGTGGCGGTGATAGACCTGGCCTGCGCCATCCGCCAGGACATCCAGGTGTTCACCTTGGACACCGGCCGGTTGCACGGCGAAACCTACCGGCTGCTGGAGGAAGTGCGCAAGCGTTATCCCATCCGCCTGCGGGTGATGTTCCCCGATCCGGCCGGGGTGGAAGCCATGGTGCGGGAAAAAGGCCTTTACAGCTTTTACGACGACGGCCACAGCGAATGCTGCCGCCTGCGCAAAGTCGAGCCGCTAAAGCGGGCCTTGGCCGGCCTGGACGCGTGGATCACCGGCCAGCGCCGCGACCAGAGCGTCGACACCCGCCAGGATTTACCCGAGGTCCAGCTCGACCCGGCCTTCTCCACGCCGGAGCACGCGCTGGTGAAGTTCAACCCCCTGGCCGGCTGGACTTCGCGCCAAGTGTGGGACCACATCGAAGCCTACGACGTGCCCTACAACGCCCTGCACCGCCGCGGCTACACCAGCATCGGCTGCGAACCCTGCACCCGCCCCATCCTGCCCAACCAGCACGAGCGGGAAGGCCGCTGGTGGTGGGAGGACGGCGGCAAGAAGGAGTGCGGGCTGCACGTGGGCAAAGCCGACAAGGCGTAA
- a CDS encoding non-heme iron oxygenase ferredoxin subunit, which yields MSDWIDVCPAADLPPGGRALVDVDGTPVAVFNLEGEYYAIHDVCSHDGAEIASGCLEGDEIVCPRHGARFCIRTGAVTKPPAYEDIAVFPVRLEGGAVQVRDDRWD from the coding sequence ATGTCCGATTGGATCGATGTTTGCCCGGCGGCCGATCTGCCGCCGGGAGGCCGTGCCCTGGTGGATGTGGACGGCACGCCGGTGGCGGTGTTCAACCTGGAAGGCGAGTATTACGCCATCCACGACGTGTGCAGCCACGACGGCGCGGAAATCGCCAGCGGCTGCCTGGAGGGCGACGAGATCGTCTGCCCGCGCCACGGCGCGCGCTTTTGCATCCGCACCGGCGCGGTGACCAAGCCGCCGGCCTACGAGGACATCGCCGTCTTTCCGGTGCGGCTGGAAGGCGGCGCGGTGCAGGTGCGGGACGACCGCTGGGATTAA
- a CDS encoding GH1 family beta-glucosidase: MTDSSSIRFPDGFLWGAATSAYQVEGSPLADGAGPSNWHHFSHQPDAIADGGTGDVACDHYRRYEEDVALMRQLGLQAYRFSVSWSRILPEGRGRINPAGLDFYRRLLDRLLEAGIQPCATLFHWDLPQALQEQGGWANRDSANWFADYAHILFRELGDKVPLWATLNEPWVVVNDGYMHGVHAPGHRSLDEAPWVAHNLLRAHALGVQAFRADGQGQIGLVVNLEPKYAASVGPDDAAAMSRAHAYMNRWFLDGVMLGSYPDELAEMFGQHWPRFDLADMALLLEPFDFLGINYYTRSVNRDAPQNPPPHAESVRQEGAEYTEMGWEVFPEGLTRTLQWVKQRYGDPPIYITENGAAFADPPAHNGRVADPRRVEYLRGHLRAAHEAIRLGVNLKGYFAWSLLDNFEWSLGYAKTFGLVQVDFSSQRRTIKDSGYFYRDVIARNGL; the protein is encoded by the coding sequence ATGACCGATAGCAGCAGCATCCGTTTCCCCGACGGCTTCCTTTGGGGCGCGGCCACTTCGGCCTACCAAGTCGAAGGTTCGCCTTTGGCCGACGGCGCCGGGCCGAGCAATTGGCACCATTTCTCCCATCAGCCGGACGCCATCGCCGACGGCGGCACCGGCGACGTGGCCTGCGACCATTACCGCCGCTACGAGGAGGACGTGGCCCTGATGCGGCAGCTTGGCCTCCAGGCCTACCGCTTCAGCGTTTCCTGGAGCCGCATCCTGCCGGAAGGGCGGGGACGCATCAATCCGGCCGGCCTCGACTTTTACCGGCGTTTGCTGGACCGGCTGCTGGAAGCGGGCATCCAGCCCTGCGCCACGTTGTTCCACTGGGATTTGCCCCAAGCGCTGCAAGAGCAGGGCGGCTGGGCCAACCGCGACAGCGCCAACTGGTTCGCCGATTACGCCCATATCCTGTTCCGCGAACTGGGCGACAAAGTGCCGCTGTGGGCCACCCTTAACGAGCCTTGGGTGGTGGTTAACGACGGCTACATGCACGGCGTCCACGCGCCGGGTCATCGTTCCCTGGACGAGGCGCCCTGGGTTGCCCACAACCTGCTGCGCGCCCACGCCCTGGGCGTGCAGGCGTTCCGCGCCGACGGCCAGGGTCAGATCGGCCTGGTGGTGAACCTGGAGCCGAAATACGCCGCCTCGGTCGGCCCGGACGACGCCGCCGCCATGAGCCGCGCCCACGCCTACATGAACCGCTGGTTCCTCGACGGCGTCATGCTGGGCTCCTACCCGGACGAGCTGGCGGAAATGTTCGGCCAACACTGGCCCCGTTTCGACCTGGCCGACATGGCCTTGCTGCTGGAGCCGTTCGATTTTCTCGGCATCAACTACTACACCCGCAGCGTCAACCGCGACGCGCCGCAAAACCCGCCGCCCCACGCCGAGTCCGTGCGCCAGGAAGGCGCCGAATACACCGAAATGGGCTGGGAGGTGTTCCCCGAAGGCCTGACCCGCACCCTGCAATGGGTCAAGCAGCGCTACGGCGATCCGCCCATTTACATCACCGAAAACGGCGCGGCTTTCGCCGATCCGCCCGCCCACAACGGCCGCGTCGCCGATCCGCGCCGGGTGGAATACCTGCGCGGCCACCTGCGGGCGGCCCACGAGGCCATCCGCTTGGGCGTGAACCTGAAAGGCTATTTCGCCTGGTCGCTGCTGGACAATTTCGAATGGTCGCTGGGGTATGCCAAGACTTTCGGCTTGGTCCAGGTGGATTTTTCCAGCCAGCGCCGTACCATCAAGGACAGCGGTTATTTTTACCGCGATGTCATCGCCCGTAACGGGCTGTAA
- a CDS encoding ABC transporter ATP-binding protein: MSDVVFSGVDKVYGDVRALNQLDLTIEEGELLVCVGSSGCGKSTLLRLIAGLEQPSAGDIAIGGQSVNGVPPQQRNVAMVFQDYALYPHMTVRENLEFPLKMHGLDRPEIDRRVQRAAEQVHMEELLERLPKQLSGGQRQRAAMGRALVRKPAVFLLDEPLSNLDAKLRVNVRAEIAELQAELGTTMAYVTHDQVEAMTLGRRVAVFHQGRLEQVADPQTLYRKPANVFVAGFIGNPPMNLLPAQPSGEGEFLVGEQRVRCGGSPELLRRTATLGVRPEQLCLCRSDSEPGLAGQVDNIEHLGHETLLYVRLGHDPAALAVARLQGMQPFVKGERVRLAFEQQNLHFFDADGKAIFNP, translated from the coding sequence ATGTCCGACGTAGTGTTTAGCGGAGTGGACAAGGTTTACGGCGACGTGCGCGCCTTGAACCAATTGGATTTGACCATCGAGGAAGGCGAGTTGCTGGTGTGCGTCGGCTCGTCCGGCTGCGGCAAATCCACCTTGCTGCGTTTGATCGCCGGCCTGGAACAGCCCAGCGCCGGCGACATCGCCATCGGCGGCCAATCGGTGAACGGCGTGCCGCCGCAGCAGCGCAACGTGGCCATGGTGTTTCAGGATTACGCGCTCTATCCCCACATGACCGTGCGGGAGAACCTGGAGTTCCCGCTGAAGATGCACGGCCTGGACCGGCCGGAAATCGACCGGCGGGTGCAGCGGGCGGCGGAGCAGGTGCACATGGAGGAACTGCTGGAGCGGCTGCCCAAGCAGCTTTCCGGCGGCCAGCGCCAGCGCGCCGCCATGGGGCGGGCCTTGGTGCGCAAGCCGGCGGTGTTCCTGTTGGACGAGCCGCTCTCCAACCTGGACGCCAAGCTGCGCGTCAACGTGCGGGCGGAAATCGCCGAGCTGCAAGCCGAGCTGGGCACCACCATGGCCTACGTGACCCACGACCAAGTGGAGGCCATGACGCTGGGGCGGCGTGTGGCCGTGTTCCATCAGGGGCGGCTGGAGCAGGTGGCGGACCCGCAAACCCTGTATCGCAAGCCGGCCAATGTGTTCGTCGCCGGCTTCATCGGCAACCCGCCTATGAACCTCCTGCCGGCGCAGCCGTCCGGCGAAGGCGAGTTCCTGGTGGGAGAGCAGCGCGTGCGCTGCGGCGGCTCGCCGGAATTGCTGCGGCGCACCGCCACGCTCGGCGTCCGGCCGGAGCAGCTGTGTTTGTGCCGCAGCGACAGCGAGCCGGGGCTGGCCGGGCAGGTGGACAATATCGAGCACCTGGGCCACGAGACGCTGTTGTACGTGCGTTTGGGGCATGATCCGGCGGCGCTGGCCGTGGCGCGTTTGCAGGGCATGCAGCCTTTCGTCAAGGGCGAGCGGGTGCGTCTGGCTTTTGAACAACAAAATCTGCATTTCTTCGACGCGGACGGCAAGGCGATTTTCAACCCATGA
- a CDS encoding glucoamylase family protein codes for MSNRFGRPGKFSAMLTVGLLALATHPAVVVADHMGPPPRPIKDNWQLEVGGKDLQARLKERLVGWPTTALVKGSELPKDGQAFLQRVAADTWRGLAALTDKENGLPLDTVNFSDASVDPSRSLVGDYTSPTNIGMRFVSLGAAMDLKLIDRRQALAAAEKIVSTLERLERHEGFFYNYYDTTTLERSSHFVSFVDSAWLTAGLMAARQTFPELAQRCSQLIDQGNYRFFYDENLRHMRQGYEADHKHLTDQHYGVMFTEARLGSLLAIGKGDVPAEHWFAMHRTLPEDHTWQAQTPIGRHPKNFDGLETRGGRYRYKDWEFVPSWGGSMFEALMPRLVVDEGKLAPNSLGRNGAIHTEIQRRYALEELKYPVWGMSPSATPGGPYHEYGAKMLGVSGYQPGVVTPHAAALALLTEPKQATANLMELARRYPVYGEYGFYDAVDPNTGKVAYQQLTLDQSMMFLAIANHLSGGKVHKRFTSDPIMQKVLPLIRKENFFD; via the coding sequence ATGTCGAATAGGTTTGGGCGTCCGGGTAAATTTTCCGCGATGTTGACGGTGGGTCTATTGGCGCTGGCTACTCATCCCGCGGTGGTCGTGGCGGATCACATGGGGCCTCCGCCGCGCCCGATCAAGGACAATTGGCAGTTGGAAGTGGGCGGCAAGGACCTTCAGGCTAGGCTCAAGGAACGACTGGTGGGTTGGCCCACCACGGCGCTGGTCAAGGGTTCCGAGTTGCCCAAGGACGGCCAGGCTTTCTTGCAGCGGGTGGCGGCGGATACGTGGCGCGGCTTGGCGGCCTTGACCGACAAGGAGAACGGCTTGCCGCTGGACACGGTGAATTTCAGCGACGCCAGCGTCGACCCCTCCCGGTCCCTGGTGGGCGATTACACCAGCCCCACCAATATCGGCATGCGTTTCGTTTCCCTGGGCGCCGCCATGGACCTGAAATTGATCGACCGGCGCCAGGCCTTGGCCGCGGCGGAAAAAATCGTTTCCACCCTGGAGCGCCTGGAACGCCACGAAGGCTTTTTCTACAACTATTACGACACCACCACCCTGGAGCGTAGCAGCCATTTCGTGTCCTTCGTGGATTCGGCCTGGCTCACCGCCGGCCTGATGGCGGCGCGGCAGACTTTTCCCGAATTGGCGCAGCGTTGCAGCCAGTTGATCGACCAGGGCAATTACCGCTTCTTCTACGACGAGAACCTGCGCCACATGCGCCAGGGCTATGAGGCGGACCACAAGCATCTCACCGACCAACACTACGGGGTGATGTTCACCGAAGCGCGGTTGGGCAGCCTGCTGGCCATCGGCAAGGGGGACGTGCCGGCCGAACACTGGTTCGCCATGCACCGCACCCTGCCGGAAGACCACACCTGGCAGGCGCAGACGCCTATCGGCCGCCATCCCAAGAATTTCGACGGCTTGGAAACCCGCGGCGGCCGCTACCGCTACAAGGATTGGGAGTTCGTGCCCTCTTGGGGCGGCAGCATGTTCGAGGCGTTGATGCCGCGCTTGGTGGTGGACGAAGGCAAGCTGGCGCCCAACAGCCTGGGCCGCAACGGCGCGATCCACACCGAGATCCAGCGCCGCTACGCCCTGGAGGAGCTGAAATACCCGGTGTGGGGCATGTCTCCCTCCGCTACGCCGGGCGGTCCGTACCACGAATACGGCGCCAAGATGTTGGGCGTGTCCGGCTACCAGCCCGGCGTGGTGACGCCCCACGCGGCGGCCCTGGCCCTGCTCACCGAGCCCAAGCAAGCCACCGCCAACCTCATGGAACTGGCGCGGCGCTACCCGGTTTACGGCGAATACGGCTTTTACGACGCCGTCGATCCCAACACCGGCAAAGTGGCCTACCAGCAGCTCACCTTGGACCAGAGCATGATGTTCCTCGCCATCGCCAACCATTTGAGCGGCGGCAAGGTGCACAAGCGCTTTACTTCCGACCCGATCATGCAGAAGGTGCTGCCGCTGATCCGCAAGGAAAACTTCTTCGATTAA
- a CDS encoding sugar ABC transporter substrate-binding protein, translating into MLLFHWLRPIPLLAALALTGCGGTASDVETVVLWAMGREGEVVQQLLPEFESAHPGIKVKVQQIPWSAAHEKLLTAYAGGNMPDVVQLGGTWLAEFVAIGALQPLDRRLAASSLPPDDYYPAALDANRLDGELYGLPWYVDTRVLFYRTDLLEKAGVGQVPATWQQWLKALGKVQAGKRAEYALLLPMNEWELPTALAWQENAELLRDGGRYGNFRSDAFRRAFGFYVSLYQRHLAPAQSSSQISNTHQEFARGYFAAFVSGPWNVGELRRRLPPAMQSRWATAPLPAREGDEPGLSLAGGASLAISRQAQHPDAAWAVLEYLSQPQQQIRFYQLTGDLPPRRDSWADPALATDPTLEAFRRQLPHMRAAPQVPEWERIASKIAYYAEQAARGKMTQDEALAALDQETDAILEKRRWLLRQRER; encoded by the coding sequence ATGCTACTTTTCCATTGGCTCCGGCCGATTCCTCTACTGGCCGCACTGGCCCTGACCGGCTGCGGCGGCACCGCCTCCGACGTGGAAACCGTCGTGTTGTGGGCCATGGGCCGGGAAGGCGAGGTGGTGCAGCAATTGCTGCCGGAATTCGAGTCGGCCCATCCCGGCATCAAAGTCAAAGTCCAGCAGATCCCCTGGAGCGCCGCCCACGAAAAGCTGCTCACCGCCTATGCCGGCGGCAATATGCCCGACGTGGTGCAACTGGGCGGCACCTGGCTGGCGGAATTCGTCGCCATCGGCGCGCTGCAGCCCTTGGACCGGCGGCTGGCGGCCTCGTCCCTACCGCCGGACGATTACTATCCGGCCGCCCTGGACGCCAATCGCCTGGATGGGGAGCTGTACGGCCTGCCCTGGTACGTGGACACCCGCGTGTTGTTCTACCGCACGGACCTATTGGAAAAAGCCGGCGTCGGCCAGGTGCCGGCCACTTGGCAGCAATGGCTGAAAGCCCTGGGCAAAGTCCAGGCAGGCAAACGCGCCGAGTACGCCTTGTTGCTGCCCATGAACGAATGGGAACTGCCGACGGCCCTGGCTTGGCAGGAAAACGCCGAATTGCTGCGCGACGGCGGCCGTTACGGCAACTTCCGCAGCGACGCCTTCCGCCGCGCCTTCGGTTTCTACGTGTCGCTTTATCAACGACACTTGGCTCCGGCGCAAAGCAGCAGCCAAATCTCCAACACCCATCAGGAATTCGCCCGCGGTTATTTCGCCGCCTTCGTCAGCGGCCCGTGGAACGTGGGAGAACTGCGCCGCCGCCTGCCGCCGGCCATGCAATCGCGCTGGGCGACCGCTCCCCTGCCGGCGCGGGAAGGCGACGAGCCGGGCTTGTCCCTGGCCGGCGGCGCCAGCCTGGCGATCAGTCGCCAAGCCCAACACCCCGATGCCGCCTGGGCCGTGCTGGAATACCTGTCCCAGCCGCAACAGCAAATCCGCTTTTACCAATTGACCGGCGACCTGCCGCCGCGCCGCGACAGCTGGGCCGACCCGGCCCTGGCCACCGACCCTACCCTGGAGGCTTTCCGCCGGCAGCTGCCGCATATGCGCGCCGCGCCGCAAGTGCCGGAGTGGGAACGCATCGCCAGCAAGATCGCCTACTACGCCGAACAAGCGGCGCGCGGCAAAATGACCCAGGACGAAGCCCTGGCGGCATTGGACCAGGAAACCGACGCCATCCTGGAAAAACGGCGCTGGCTGCTGCGGCAGCGCGAGCGCTGA
- a CDS encoding PQQ-dependent sugar dehydrogenase, which yields MGRTIQAMAMLLAFAWIAPATAAHLDGEVIVGGDAAVERAVLPKGFRLSLYTGQTPEARSLALGDDGTVYVGSRELGKVYAVRDTDGDGRGDQVTVIASGLNLPNGVAFYQGALYVAEVHRIIRFDRIASRLDHPPRPAVVYDGLPRDALHGSRYLRVGPDGKLYLGIGVPCNVCQPAREIYGTLARLNRDGSRFEIVARGIRNTVGFDWQPGTGQLYFTDNGRDLLGDDSPPEELNRLDRPGLHFGFPHCHGGDVADPQFGKEQACDGFAAPVWRFPAHVAPLGMRFYTGKQFPAEYREQLFVAQHGSWNRSTPLGYRVVLVRFEKNQPVADQVFIDGWLTPNGKVLARPVDILQMPDGSLLVSDEMNGALYRISYAD from the coding sequence ATGGGTAGGACGATACAGGCCATGGCGATGCTTCTGGCTTTTGCTTGGATAGCGCCGGCCACGGCCGCGCACTTGGACGGCGAGGTGATCGTCGGCGGAGACGCCGCCGTGGAGCGGGCCGTTTTACCCAAAGGCTTCCGGCTTTCCCTTTACACCGGCCAAACCCCCGAGGCCCGCTCCTTGGCTTTGGGGGACGACGGCACTGTTTACGTGGGCAGCCGGGAACTCGGCAAGGTGTACGCCGTGCGCGACACCGACGGCGACGGCCGCGGCGATCAAGTGACCGTTATCGCCTCCGGCCTCAATTTGCCCAACGGCGTGGCTTTTTACCAGGGGGCGCTGTATGTGGCCGAGGTGCACCGCATTATCCGTTTCGACCGCATCGCTTCCCGGTTGGACCATCCCCCGAGGCCGGCGGTGGTGTACGACGGCCTGCCGCGCGATGCGCTGCACGGCTCCCGCTATCTGCGGGTGGGGCCGGACGGCAAGCTGTATCTGGGCATCGGCGTGCCGTGTAACGTTTGCCAGCCGGCGCGGGAGATTTACGGCACCCTGGCCCGATTGAACCGTGACGGCAGCCGTTTTGAAATCGTTGCCCGCGGCATACGCAATACGGTGGGATTCGACTGGCAGCCGGGTACCGGCCAGTTGTATTTCACCGACAACGGCCGCGACTTGCTGGGCGACGATTCGCCGCCGGAGGAGTTGAACCGTTTGGATCGGCCCGGCTTGCACTTCGGTTTCCCCCATTGCCATGGCGGCGATGTGGCCGATCCTCAGTTCGGCAAGGAGCAGGCTTGCGACGGGTTCGCCGCGCCGGTGTGGCGTTTTCCCGCCCACGTGGCGCCCCTGGGGATGCGCTTTTACACCGGCAAGCAGTTTCCGGCGGAGTATCGCGAGCAGTTGTTCGTCGCTCAGCACGGTTCGTGGAACCGCAGTACGCCCTTGGGCTACCGGGTCGTGCTGGTGCGTTTCGAGAAAAACCAGCCGGTGGCCGACCAAGTGTTTATCGACGGTTGGTTGACCCCCAACGGAAAAGTCCTGGCGCGGCCGGTGGATATCCTGCAAATGCCGGACGGTTCGCTGCTGGTGTCCGACGAAATGAACGGCGCCCTTTACCGGATCAGCTACGCCGATTAA
- the htpX gene encoding protease HtpX: MRILLFLLTNIAIMAVVSILFHLLGLGALLQQKGVPLNLTHLLIVSAFMGMTGSFISLFISKWMAKRSMGVYVIERPSNATEAWLVETVQRLSKQAGIGMPEVGMFDAHEPNAFATGASRDNALVAVSTGLLHNMSQSEVEAVLGHEISHVANGDMVTMTLIQGVVNTFVYFLATVAGYVVDRTLFRSDNEESSGFGPAYYITQMVAQIVLGILASMIVMWFSRWREFRADAGGANLAGRAKMISALRALQKAHEPAEMPTEFAAFGIRGGANGWMELFMSHPPLEKRIAALESGR; the protein is encoded by the coding sequence ATGCGCATACTGTTATTTCTCTTGACCAACATCGCCATCATGGCGGTCGTCAGCATCCTGTTCCATTTGCTGGGATTGGGCGCGCTACTGCAGCAAAAAGGCGTCCCCCTCAACCTGACCCATTTGCTTATCGTGTCGGCCTTCATGGGCATGACCGGATCGTTCATTTCCCTGTTCATTTCCAAATGGATGGCCAAGCGCTCCATGGGCGTCTACGTCATCGAAAGGCCGAGCAACGCCACCGAAGCATGGCTGGTGGAAACGGTACAGCGCCTGTCCAAGCAGGCCGGCATCGGCATGCCGGAAGTGGGCATGTTCGACGCCCACGAACCCAACGCCTTCGCCACCGGCGCCAGCCGCGACAACGCCCTGGTGGCGGTGAGCACCGGCTTGCTGCACAACATGAGCCAGTCCGAGGTGGAAGCCGTGCTGGGCCATGAAATTTCCCACGTGGCCAACGGCGACATGGTGACCATGACCTTGATCCAGGGCGTGGTGAACACCTTCGTCTACTTCCTCGCCACCGTGGCCGGCTATGTGGTGGACCGCACCCTGTTCCGTTCCGACAACGAGGAATCCAGCGGCTTCGGCCCGGCCTACTACATCACGCAAATGGTGGCGCAGATCGTCTTGGGCATTCTCGCCAGCATGATCGTCATGTGGTTCTCCCGCTGGCGCGAATTCCGCGCCGACGCCGGCGGCGCCAACCTGGCCGGCCGCGCAAAAATGATTTCCGCTTTGCGCGCCCTGCAAAAGGCCCACGAGCCGGCGGAAATGCCGACGGAATTCGCCGCCTTCGGCATCCGTGGCGGTGCCAACGGCTGGATGGAGCTGTTCATGAGCCACCCGCCCCTGGAAAAACGCATCGCCGCGCTGGAAAGCGGCCGCTGA